A window of Ignavibacterium sp. contains these coding sequences:
- a CDS encoding sugar-binding protein — MRKLLPLLLVILSFNISQAQIIESFDTELSQDSTIQFLTEGGASRIDFALNTADKMEGTGSAQFKFVIGSHHDWGSFAQVIKRLPEGETWDWTINDSLALWIKVVTPPVSPTQMVFRIHIADRPSPSDPIEEYLYEHATILDNTTSWIELKVPLRILSEDGNMTPNDSGFVIFPNSWGGGSRNNNHFDSDKIVGFNLAAVTTSISADSLEVMFDGFRRFGVRAIPAIVFNGVTFPSYITSWAWGQSAIEVVEGAGPVQNSNAIKWTQGDEWGNGWTGWGCTVDPPFNLAGAWQTDSAKIKIKCPPGTGPLRIQYEGGPGKVGTVFQPIDDDQWHQYYFPLREMVYQDGTSGFDSSSVQVVGLMAEASGQAGRVLWITDWWTGNPTFDVIAPNPPTGVSAFAGTYQNIVTWQDVPGETGEKYDVYYSKNPISDVNDPGVEVVKLGVPENSQLIEHLLFAPVTDQNVTYYYAVVCRDASGNASVVSQNSSAVTNLAKGVTTISLNAPTNFVADGDLSEWAGITPFRMFPSDGTGHIVTNTTISGDNDLSVLSYVAVDNQYLYVAFDVNDDIVVKNAQSQAYLNDAPDIFLGLYNWHGKPHTTYKRGAEPDYHIRFAWNRVILDQTGGTDSLVGLGPDYYWDEKFPSGYIVEFRVRWTDLAAPGGDNVFTPVEGYRIPIDYSINDADATGEREGILTYSPFNEDQSWQDVSRWLYTWIGSLWEPNSVEDVLTADNYALAQNYPNPFNPSTKISYSIKESGFVSLKVYDVLGREVATLVNEDQTPGVYTVQFNASNLASGIYLYRLETGSFTKVNKMMLLK, encoded by the coding sequence ATGAGAAAACTTCTTCCGTTGCTTTTAGTTATTCTGAGCTTCAATATTTCACAAGCTCAGATAATTGAAAGCTTTGATACTGAATTAAGTCAGGATTCCACAATTCAGTTTCTAACTGAAGGTGGTGCGAGCAGAATTGATTTTGCTCTGAATACAGCAGATAAAATGGAGGGAACTGGCTCAGCTCAGTTTAAGTTTGTCATCGGTTCTCATCACGATTGGGGTAGTTTTGCTCAGGTAATAAAAAGATTACCTGAAGGAGAAACCTGGGATTGGACAATCAATGATTCATTAGCTTTATGGATTAAGGTTGTAACGCCGCCGGTTAGTCCGACTCAAATGGTTTTCAGGATTCACATTGCTGACAGACCTTCACCTTCCGACCCAATCGAAGAATATCTTTATGAGCACGCAACAATCCTTGATAACACAACTAGCTGGATTGAATTAAAAGTTCCATTAAGAATTTTAAGCGAAGATGGAAATATGACTCCGAATGACTCAGGTTTTGTAATCTTTCCCAACTCATGGGGTGGTGGAAGTCGTAACAACAACCATTTCGATTCTGATAAAATTGTTGGTTTTAACTTAGCTGCTGTTACAACTAGTATATCTGCTGATTCTCTTGAAGTAATGTTTGATGGCTTCAGAAGATTTGGTGTAAGAGCTATTCCTGCAATTGTATTTAACGGTGTTACATTCCCAAGTTACATCACATCCTGGGCTTGGGGACAATCAGCAATCGAAGTTGTTGAAGGTGCAGGACCTGTACAAAATTCAAACGCAATTAAGTGGACACAAGGTGATGAATGGGGAAATGGCTGGACCGGTTGGGGCTGCACAGTTGATCCTCCGTTTAATTTAGCCGGTGCATGGCAAACTGACTCTGCAAAAATTAAAATTAAATGTCCTCCGGGAACTGGTCCATTAAGAATACAATACGAAGGTGGTCCTGGAAAAGTCGGAACAGTATTCCAGCCAATAGATGATGATCAATGGCATCAGTATTACTTCCCGCTTAGAGAAATGGTTTATCAGGATGGTACTTCCGGTTTTGATTCATCCTCTGTTCAAGTTGTAGGATTGATGGCTGAAGCTTCCGGACAAGCGGGCAGAGTTCTTTGGATAACTGATTGGTGGACAGGTAATCCAACATTTGATGTAATTGCTCCAAATCCACCAACAGGTGTAAGTGCTTTCGCTGGTACATATCAGAATATCGTAACATGGCAGGATGTTCCTGGTGAGACAGGTGAAAAGTATGATGTTTATTATAGCAAGAATCCGATTTCAGATGTAAATGATCCTGGCGTTGAAGTTGTAAAATTAGGTGTTCCTGAAAACAGTCAGTTGATAGAACACTTGCTCTTTGCGCCTGTAACTGATCAGAATGTTACTTATTATTATGCAGTTGTTTGCCGTGATGCATCCGGAAATGCAAGTGTTGTTAGTCAGAATTCTTCTGCAGTTACAAACCTTGCAAAAGGTGTTACTACAATCTCATTAAATGCACCAACAAACTTCGTTGCTGATGGTGATTTAAGCGAGTGGGCAGGAATTACTCCATTCAGAATGTTTCCATCAGATGGAACAGGACATATAGTTACAAATACCACAATAAGTGGAGATAATGATCTATCAGTTCTTTCTTATGTTGCCGTTGATAATCAATATCTCTATGTAGCATTCGATGTTAACGATGACATAGTTGTTAAAAATGCACAATCGCAAGCTTATCTGAATGATGCTCCGGATATTTTCCTTGGATTATATAACTGGCATGGCAAACCTCACACAACTTATAAAAGAGGTGCAGAACCGGATTATCATATCAGATTTGCTTGGAACAGAGTAATATTAGATCAGACAGGTGGAACAGATAGTTTAGTTGGATTGGGTCCTGACTATTATTGGGATGAAAAATTCCCTTCAGGTTATATTGTAGAATTCAGAGTTAGATGGACTGACTTAGCAGCTCCGGGTGGTGATAATGTGTTTACACCAGTAGAAGGTTACAGAATTCCAATCGATTATTCAATCAACGATGCTGATGCAACCGGTGAAAGAGAGGGTATCTTAACATATTCGCCATTCAATGAAGATCAATCCTGGCAGGATGTTTCAAGATGGTTATACACCTGGATTGGAAGTCTGTGGGAACCAAATTCAGTTGAAGATGTATTAACAGCAGATAATTATGCGCTTGCACAAAACTATCCTAATCCTTTCAACCCATCAACAAAAATCAGTTATTCAATTAAAGAATCTGGTTTTGTTTCACTGAAGGTTTATGATGTATTAGGTAGAGAAGTTGCAACTTTAGTAAACGAAGACCAAACTCCTGGTGTTTATACTGTTCAGTTTAATGCTTCTAATCTGGCAAGTGGAATTTATCTGTACAGATTAGAAACAGGTTCATTTACAAAAGTTAATAAGATGATGTTACTAAAGTAA
- a CDS encoding sodium/solute symporter (Members of the Solute:Sodium Symporter (SSS), TC 2.A.21 as described in tcdb.org, catalyze solute:Na+ symport. Known solutes for members of the family include sugars, amino acids, nucleosides, inositols, vitamins, urea or anions, depending on the system.): MEIFSYIDGFILILYLIIVLTLGFYYSRRNEDNYVDYFLAGRNIGWAAVGISIFATNISSEHFIGLAGAGSMRGLAVGQFELMAIFTLIFLGWFLAPVYFKSNVVTVPEFLELRFDIRIRKFFAAFSIVIYIFTKILVSLFAAGILFYNIFGLNIYASSILIVLITGLYSVTGGAKAVIKTQTFQGIVLILGAVILSVAGFIAVGGFGGLYSKLPSDFFTMFKPASDPDYPWTGIIFGAPIIAFWYWCTDQYIVQRLLSAKSVNDARKGTLLAAFLKLLPIFILVLPGLFAAVLFPVSKGDSAYAALIYSDVLPLGLKGIVVAGLLAAIMSSLSGAFNSISVLFTNDYYKIRYPDSSERKLVLVGRLATTAAVVGAILIVPLVKVISSQIYLFLQSVQSFVSPPITAVFLFGLFSKRLTAKTAIITLIAGEIIGIGRLILQILQNNSVELHPVFIWILNINFLHFSILLFLLSVSIILIMNLKEHAEKNSYALNLNTLVVENVSEFTSGIVAIKQNKKMNSNLVMSVVILVIIIGLWSLWN; the protein is encoded by the coding sequence GTGGAAATTTTTTCCTACATAGATGGTTTCATTCTTATCCTTTATCTCATAATTGTTTTGACTTTGGGATTTTATTATTCGCGTAGGAATGAAGATAATTATGTTGATTATTTTCTTGCCGGAAGAAATATTGGTTGGGCTGCGGTTGGTATTTCAATTTTTGCAACAAACATTTCAAGCGAACATTTTATCGGTTTAGCTGGTGCTGGTTCAATGAGAGGACTGGCAGTAGGTCAATTCGAGTTAATGGCAATTTTCACTCTGATTTTTCTTGGATGGTTTTTAGCTCCTGTTTATTTCAAATCAAATGTTGTAACAGTTCCTGAATTTCTTGAATTAAGATTTGATATCCGGATAAGAAAATTCTTTGCTGCATTCTCAATTGTAATTTATATCTTCACAAAAATTCTTGTATCACTATTTGCAGCCGGAATTCTATTCTATAACATTTTCGGTTTGAACATTTATGCTTCATCAATTCTTATCGTTTTAATTACCGGACTTTACAGCGTAACCGGTGGAGCTAAAGCAGTTATAAAAACACAAACTTTCCAGGGAATAGTTTTAATTCTTGGTGCAGTAATTTTATCTGTAGCCGGGTTTATAGCTGTTGGCGGATTCGGTGGATTATACTCAAAACTTCCTTCAGATTTTTTCACAATGTTTAAACCAGCCAGTGATCCGGATTATCCTTGGACAGGAATTATTTTTGGCGCACCAATAATTGCATTCTGGTATTGGTGTACTGATCAATACATTGTTCAAAGATTATTGAGTGCAAAATCAGTAAACGATGCCCGAAAAGGTACTCTGCTCGCAGCATTTCTAAAACTTCTTCCAATATTCATTCTTGTTCTGCCAGGTTTATTCGCTGCTGTTTTATTTCCTGTATCTAAAGGTGATTCTGCTTATGCTGCTTTAATTTATAGCGATGTTCTCCCATTGGGATTAAAAGGAATTGTTGTTGCCGGTTTGCTTGCAGCAATTATGTCATCTCTTTCAGGCGCATTTAACAGTATATCAGTTTTGTTTACAAACGATTATTACAAAATTCGCTATCCCGATTCATCAGAAAGAAAATTAGTGCTTGTGGGAAGATTGGCTACTACTGCTGCTGTAGTTGGTGCAATTCTGATTGTGCCATTAGTTAAGGTTATCAGCTCACAAATTTATTTATTCCTGCAAAGTGTTCAATCATTTGTAAGCCCACCTATCACTGCCGTTTTTCTATTTGGATTATTTTCTAAAAGACTTACTGCTAAAACGGCAATTATAACCTTAATAGCAGGTGAGATAATTGGAATAGGAAGATTGATTCTTCAGATTTTACAAAATAATTCTGTTGAACTGCATCCCGTTTTTATCTGGATACTTAACATAAACTTTTTACACTTTTCAATTTTACTGTTCTTATTAAGTGTAAGCATAATTCTGATTATGAATTTAAAAGAGCATGCTGAAAAGAATTCTTATGCATTAAATCTCAACACTCTTGTAGTTGAGAATGTTTCTGAATTCACTTCTGGAATAGTTGCTATTAAACAAAACAAAAAAATGAATTCTAATCTTGTTATGTCGGTAGTTATTCTTGTAATAATCATCGGATTATGGAGCTTATGGAATTAA